TTTCCATGAGATCTGTTGTGTcctcatacatttcattattatgtATATTTCTGTATCTCTTGGAAGGAGTTCGTTAAACCTCCAGTTTGCTGCTAAAACTCAATTAGTGTGTTGAGACACTATACAAAGTGTGTTGTCaacactgttcagcagtgggactctccttctgcctcagagtctgtTGGAAGCTCgttccttccttggagggttTGAACcacaggatggatggccatctgtcaagagggatcagattgtgccctccttcctggcagaagggggttgggttgGGTGGCCTTtagagctctcttccaactctaggaatctatacaACATATcttgggtcgctgtgagtttttctgggcagtatggccatgtttcagcagcatgctctcctaacatttcacctgcatctgtgactggcataataataataataataataataataataataataataatttccccaaagagactcagagcagctcacaacaaTACAATTATACAAATAATCTTGACAACACACATAAATATTCagaggcatcttcagaggttctgttggcagtgaagcaagtggtgcATAAACAAGGGCTGTTCATTAaaaatttcccctgacccacttctatttatcacaagaTGCTGAAACTGGTGGTGTagtataagaataaaataattataattataattattataattataattattattttattactagcttggggacccggctcTGCCCGGGTtaattgagaaaggaattgtgtatcaaggttggtctttatcagttatgtatatggctcgcagtggtctcaggaagttagtgaaggtactgcgagtcccatcatctgtggtccatccaccTCCAAATTGCACCtctttatgggaggcttctctcatgtccccttgagcttgtttggaggttctagcaggggagcgcagctatcgtaaacccgggaccaaagactggagacctcggtacactccttctatacctgggacgtcgtcctcttccaccgagcgcgcagcttcgggagggacgcacatggagcggtgagggaggaaggggacacccgcctagccagccaggatgtgagggcgatctggctgcgacatctgtcaccccattgatcgccagggttgattcggctgatctggctggctaggcgggtgtccccttcctccctcaccgctccatgtgcgtccctcccgaagctgcgcgctcggtggaagaggacgacatcccaggtatagaaggagtgtaccgaggtctccagtcttcggtcccgggtttacgatagctgcgctcccctgctagaacctccaaacaagctctcatgtccccgcatgaggacttggagctcatccgcctctccccggatttggacctgcaacctgtcataggatgagtgtggggtccatggaaaaaaatcaccctagaccatcttcacatgcataaggtctCTGCTCGCTGGGTCTCCTgactgctcacacctttccaggaGCAGGgtgctctcaggctctcttggCAATGATGTGCCAGGGAAGCCAGGACTTTTTTTCAACAGACCGATCACACATGATGAaaactgggtccatcactatgttCCTGACACTAAAATCCAtgtgatgcaatggaagcatcatgactcaccacctccaaagacagcatgtgcccaactcttggcaggcaaggtcatgctcacaggatTTTGGGACCAGTTCAGAGTaggcctacctgtgtgaccgcatttctgtgtacggacccacacgttctcttcgatcatctggagaggccctgctcacgttcccacctccatcgcaggcgcaattggtggggacgacagagaggaccttcttggtggtggcccctcaactctggaattccctccctaaggacatcagacttgcccctacgctggcagtctttaggaggagcctgaaaatgtggttgttccagtgcgccttcccagaataaggaaaactcttagcaatatgtcctcaaatgcactttaatactgacttaggattgtctgcgcacccttatctttctctgaaaaccctatcctaatttgtcttaccttgttcatgcccagcactttttgattttaaatttgaattattacatttggtttttaaatgctgtatgtttgatattgttattgtctattgcttattgtgtatttttctgttttgtgttatcttaactgttttgtattgattattgttattgcttttgtttattgatgtattgtgggcttggcctcatgtaagccgcaccgagttgcttggggagatggtagcggggtagaaataaagtattattattattattattattattattattattattattaggattgatGGATTTCTTAGCAAAGGGAACCATGGTCACTTGGGCAaactaggcttcactgctgcggaaattGCAGGGTTAGAAAGaaggatcatcaaatttgcagacgacaccaaattgggagggagagccaatactccagaggacaggagcaggattcaaagggatcttgacagattagagagatgaagggccgaaactaacacaatgaagttcaacagggacaaatgcaagatactccactttggcaggaaaaacgaaatgcaaagatacagaatgggggacaatacctggctcaagagcagtacgtgtgaaaaagatcttggagtcctcgtggacaacaagttaaacatgagccaacaatgtgatgtgatggcaaaaaaggccaatgggattttggcctgcatcaataggagcatagtgtctagatctaaggaagtaatgctacccctctattctgctttggttagaccacatctggaatattgtgtccaaattctgggcaccacaattcaagagagatattgacaagctgcaatgtgtccagaggagggcgactcaaatgatcaagggtgtggagaacaagccctatgaggagcggcttaaggagctgggcatgtttagcctgaagaagagaaggcagagaggagatgtgatagccatgtataaatatgtgaggggaagccacagggaggaggagggagcaagcttgtttactgcttccctggagactaggacgcaatggagcaatggcttcaaactacaagagaggagattccatctgaacatgaggaagaacttcctgactgtgagagccgttcagcagtggaactctctgccccggagtgtggtggaggctccttctttggaagctttgaagcagaggctggatggctatctgtcaggggtgatttgaatgcaatattcctgcttcttggcagaatggggttggactggatggcccaggaggtctcttccaactctttgattctaggattctatgcaggCCATCCAAACCTGCATAGAATGTGGCATGCTCCTCAAAGGTGTCCACTTTCTGCAaggcaatgcaccagttcacaactcaacTGTTGCCCAActagaagcatgctcctgtggctttgaaatccAACCACATTCCCTTTATTCACCCGATCttgcaccatcggacttccacttctttccaacaaggaagttattttggAAGAGCAAGTGTttctcagatgatgagactctggtTTCTGAAGTCACcttgtggcttttggagcaacctgtcgacttctataaggaaggtgtttacagttgcttaaaaagatgggagaagtgtgtgtcacCTATGAATGccccatacacatatacacacaaacacacacaagccatcctctgccacgtgttgctgtggtccagtctggtgatctgtaaTGAGAAACatgttagtttctaatatatgtaatgtctttctgcttgtgggtaaacagtatttcttggtgtTTCTTTGTCGCTGTTGATGTGGaagttgtctggtttgcccactctggaatatgcaacatatcattgtccttctttaggggtccctttcaaatctatgatactatatctgtcatatacatatatgcgtgtgtgaatcatatatatttttatctatggctggatggttgtcaggagggcttcatgttttcttgccctgaagggaggtggactggatggtcttaaggcagcttttctcaacttgggggtcaggacccttgagggggtcacaagggggtgtcagaagggtcgccaaagaccaccataaaacacaggattttctgttggtcatgggggttctttgtgggaagtttggtgttcagaatgctctttgattgtaggtgaactataaatcctagcaactacaactcccaaatgtcaaagtctatttcccccaaaatccatctgtgttcatatttaggcatatggagtatttgtgccaagtttggtccagatccatcattgtttgagtccacagtgctctctggatgtaggtgaactacaactcaaaaactcaaggtcaatgcccagcaaacccttctagcgttttctgttggtcttcggaattctgtgtgccaagtttggttcaattccatcgttggtggagttcagagtgctctttgattgtaggtgaactataaatcccagtaactacaactcccaaatgtcaaggtctatttcccccaaactcccatctgtgttcatatttgggcatatggagtatttgtcccaagtgtggtccagatccatcattgtttgagtccacagtggtctctggatgtaggtgaactacaactccaaaactcaaggtcaatgcccagcaaacccttctagtattttctgttggtcatgggagttctgtgtgccaaattttgttcaattccatcattggtggagttcagaatgctctttgattgtaggtgaactataaatcccaacaactacaactcccagatgacgaaaacaatttttttttagtgatggtggtcactccttgggttagtaggtgtcttgtggcccaAATTtagtggcaattcgtccagcagattttgagttataATGTCACACAAAACCAACAGAACATTACttacacttacacacacacacacacacacacacacacacacacacacatccctgtGGTATCATGATcttatttcctggttttgtgtgaagccaggaaattaggcTGTCATGGACCAGTCTGGTATATATTTGAAATCTGGGAGAGGAAACGTGAGCAATGCCAGGGTGAGACATGAGGAAAATAAACagtcagttggaactttgttgcgTTCCCTACTGCATGCTTTTCAATTAAAACCTTCCAACTTTGCTTGTGAGGTAATGATTTggccagaaagctacagatccggacatgtggaataatgtccagggtggggaaaagaacccttgtgtgtttgaagcaagtgtgaatgctgcaattagccagcttgaatTGAATTGAGTCGTCatgaagttgcaaagtcaatcagtgaggggatCTCCATAGACCTGTGTTGCCCAGGAACATCCTGGTCGCCatgaagttgcaaagtcaatcagtgaggggatCTCCATAGACCTGTGTTGCCCAGGAACATCCTGGTCGCCatgaagttgcaaagtcaatcagtgaagggaTCTCCATAGACCTGTGTTGCCCAGGAACATCCTTTTTGGGATTGGCACTTGGCTGTTTGCTATCTAGAGTTAGTTCCCCTGTTTCCGAGTAGTGTTCATTACTTACTGCCTTGATTCTGGTGTtcagaaatccacaagaagcaggtggacaatttcaatataaaggaggaaaccatggaaatgagcAAAATCTCGTTACTGGtattaaaataaaaccagaatcaagacagtcaATAACgtatcctggtctccagagcaggaGAAAGGAAGCTggtcctcaatgggacatccttccaAACATGGCTCTCCTGCCCACTTCTCTTCTCCACATTAAACAGACACAGCTCCTTGAGATGTTCCtcaaaggcagtggttctcaacctgtgggtccccagatgttttggcctttaactcccagaaatcctaacagctggtaaactggttgggatttctgggagttgtaggccaaaacacctggggtcccataagttgagaaccactgctcaaagTGCTTCAGGGTTTCGTTGGTCCTTCTCTGAACCCTTTCCACCTTGTCCGTTTCCTCCTTGAATTCTGGGACAAGGTTATTCTCCCAGGTGAGAagatctaacccagtggttctcaacctgtggattcccagatgttttagacttcaactcccagaaatcctaacatctggtaaactgggtgggatttctgggagttgtaggccaaaacacatggggacccagagcttgagaaccactgctcaaaagGCTTCAGGGTTTCCAAATGTTTGGTTGTTTCGTTGGTCCTTCTCTGGACTCTTTCCACCATGTCCATTTCTTCCTTGAATTCTGGGACGAGGATATTCTCCCAGGTGAGAagatctaacccagtggttctcaacctgtgggtccccagatgttttagccttcaactcccagaaatcctaacagctagaaaactggatgggatttctgggagttgtaggccaaaacacacggggacccacagcttgagaaccactgttcaaaGGGCTTCAGAGTTTCCAAATGTTTGGTTGTTTCGTTGGTCCTTCTCTGGACTCTTTCCACCTTGTCCGTTTCCTCCTTGAATTCTGGGACAAGGATATTCTCCCAGGTGAGAAgacctaacccagtggttctcaacctgtgggtccccagatggctgggatttctgggagttgtaggccaaaacacctggggacccataggttgagaaccactgatctaaccaaAGACAAACAGAGGAGTGGGGCTATGACTATCCTCCACAtcgccatagccagaaaaaaaatccagggggaggggggaggttgaAACTTCTTTTTAATGAAGAGccgttccataacacaaaataatttcaattatatggttcattctatatttttatataagatTTAATTAAACTAAATTTCTATTGTAGTTACAAAgcttcaagtcttaaaataactaaAAACGACTGGTAATTTGTATTCACAaaagaaacacttgaaaactgtgtcaataaaCATTGACAGTAATCAGGCTCCATCGATATTTTTTTGATGGACACTCAAGAACGCAAATCAGGGTGTGAATTAGAATGAGAACATTTCAGTTTCCAGTTAATTCCATCCGTAGGCATGATGAGAAGTTTGAACCTCAAAGTAGACTTCAAAACATGTCTATTAATGGAATTAACTGGCTTGTTGTCATAAAAGATGGAGCGATAGCACCCCATGTGGctgaatcgagcataacctccaggacgccgaaACAGACAATGacctcccttgatctagacacgaTCCTCCTCCTATAGAGGCCTACAGAGGAACATGCCCTTCTCGGAGTGTCTTCCTTTATAGCTCTTCTATCCCAACCTACTTATAATTTCTTCCCGTGGATTTTGCTGTGCATCATGAGGCGCTGGCTCTGCCCAAAGCTCTTCCCGCACTCAAAGCACTTGTAGGGCTTCTCCGCGGCATGCGTCTTCTGGTGATAGATGAGGCTCGAGCTGCAGGTGAACTGCTTCCCGCATTCCAGGCAATGGTATGGCTTTTCTCCCGTGTGGATCTTCTCGTGGATGCGGAGGCTGGAGCTCTGGCTGAAgcacttcccacactcctggcacttgtagggcttctcccccgtgtgggtcCTTTGGTGGAAGGTCAGGTTGCGGTTGTTGCTGAAGGTCTTGCCGCAGTCCAGGCAGTTGTAGGGCTTCTCTCCGGTGTGGACCCGCTCGTGGAGGTTTCGGTGCGAGCTCTGGCTGAAGGTCTTCCCGCACTCGAAGCACtggtagggcttctccccagtgtgggtccgcTGGTGGGACACCAGGTGCTGTCTCTGGtggaagctcttcccacattcctgacacttgtagggtttctccccgtTGTGGATCCGTTTATGCAAGCGGAGGTAGGAGTTGTAGCTGAACCTCTTCCCACACTCTGTGCATTGGTACGGCTTCTCCGCAGTGTGGATCCTCATGTGCAGGTTCAGCTTGGTGCTGCTCCGGAagctcttctggcactgcgagcAGGTGAACGGCTTCTCGTCAGTGTGGATCTGGAGGTGCTGGATCAGGCTCGTGCTGTGGATGAAGTCCTTCCCGCACTCTGTGCATTTGtacggcttctccccagtgtggatctTCTCATGGATGCGGAGGCTGGAGTTCTGGCTGAAGCACTTCCCGCACTCCTGGCACTTgtagggcttctcccccgtgtgggtcCTTTGGTGGAAGGTCAGGTTGCGTTTGTTGCTCAAGGTCTTGCCGCAATCCTGGCAGTCATAAGGCTTCCGGCCGTAGCTCTTGCCGCAATCTGAGCATTTGTAGGGTTTCCCTCCCATGTGGACGCGCCGATGTGTCGCGAAGCCCTTCCTGTTGGCAAAACTCATTCCGCAATCCGGGCATTTGAAGGGTTTCTCTTCCGTGGAGATGTTCTCGGGTGAAATTTCGTCTCCCTTTTCTATTCTCTGAGGGTCCTTTTGGCATTTCAGACACTGACGTATCTTTTGGTGTTCCAGGCATATATGGGGCTTTCGTCCTGTCTGAGAGTCAGGGCTGGATTTGGGCAGGGCTTTTTTCCCAAGCGAAGAACGGtcaatcttctttttcttccccttcggAATTTGGATCGGGATTTCAGAAAGGTCATCCGTCAGCCAAGGAGTCGGTATACTCCACTCAATCTCTGCTGGTTTTTCCTTCGGCGTCTTTGATACTTCTTCCTTCAAGACTTCCTCATTCACTTCTTCCTCCAACATCCTTGATTCTTCGTCTTCCTCAAAGActtcttccttcacttcttctTGTACTATCCTCAattcttcattttcctcaaaaAGTTCTTCCTTCACCTCTTCCTCCAACATCCTTAATTCTTCATCTTCCTCAAAGACTTCTTCCTTGATTACTCTTGAGATCACCTCGTATGGCTCCAGAGAACTGTCCTCCCCTGAAGAAATGACAAGGGGCATAATCTCTAGTCAAAAAACGCAATCAGCTCTCCATATTTAGGGATTCTATTAATATgtactctctaggtcctccagcatgactctgtggtcagcttccattGAACATGGACAATAGTGACGATGGGTGACAtggttctatggtcaacttctgcaagAAGATGtccatagagcaggcatgggcaaactttgacccttcagatgttttggacttgtgggagttggaagtccaagagacctggaggactgaagttggcttatgcctgctatagagtcatgctggagaaatAGAGATACTTAGATACCTTCACACATCTGTAGGACCTCTAGAGCAATTCTATGTGTAACATCCAGGattcctagagcaggcatggacaaactttgacccttcagatgttttggacttgtgggagttggaagtccaagagacctggaggactgaagttggcTTATGCCTgctacagagtcatgctggagaaatAGAGATACTTAAGATACCTTCACACATCTGTAGGACCTCTAGAGCAATTCTGTGTAACATCCAGGattcctagagcaggcatggacaaactttgacccttcagatgttttggacttatgggagttggaagtccaagagacctggaggactgaagttggcTTATGCCTggtatagagtcatgctggagaaatAGAGATATTTAGAGAGATATACCTTCACACATCTGTAGAACCTCTAGAGCAATTCTATCTGTAACATCCAGGattcctagagcaggcatggacaaactttgacccttcagatgttttggacttgtgggagttggaagtccaaaagacctggaggactgaagttggcTCATACCtgctatagagtcatgctggagaaatAGAGATACTTAGAGAGATACCTTCACACATCTGTAGGACCTCTAGAGCAATTCTATGTGTGACATCCaggattcctagagataacacgTCTTCATTTCCAGGACCTCTAGAGCCATGCTATGTCTACCTTCCAGTGGAAGCCACATTTGAAGACAAGATTCCTACAGAAAACACTTCTCCCGGTATTTGTAGAATGTCCATCTTGTCTTAGAGACTTGGATTTTAGTGTAGCTAAATGGTATTCTTTACCTATTCTGTGCAGCATTTCTCCTCCTGCATTCTCTCCATCATCCTCCCCTAGTTAAGCAATTCCAGCAGAAGCTAACCAGAGTCACACTGAAGGGCCTATATGtgctctctaggtcctccagcatgactctgtgatcAGCTTCCATTGGATATGGACAATAGAGGGATGCTGGATGACATGGTTcaatggcagtggttctcaacctggtgtccccagatgtttttggctttcaattcccagaaatcctaacagtgggtaagctggctaggatttctgggagttgtaggccaaaaacatctggggaccccaggttgagaactattgttctatgatcaacttctgccagaagctgtctatagagcaggcatgggcaaactttgaccctccagatgttttggacttgtgggagttgaagtccaaaacacttggagggccgaagttggctcaTGCTTGCTATAGAGTCATGCTAGAGAAATAGAGATACTTAGAGAGATACCTTCACACATCTGTAGGACCTCtaaagaagtggttcccaacctgtggtccatggacaacCAGTtgtccccaaataataataataactttatttttataccccgccaaccatctccccaaggggacttggggtggtgtACAAGGGACAAATAGAACACAACCACTTAAAaagatcagataaaatataaagacAATCACCAATTGTaaacaatatcaaaacaatatggttgagagagaacatagctgaggttcaggctccatgagtgcaatacatcctgAAGGGAGCGCAAGGAAGGCACAACAATCAagtagaactaaaatatggtccgcggcctcactgttactgtcaggattattgaaggtatgcatgtatgttttttcaatgtgtttctatataATTAAGAATGGTTAAAatatgtattcaagatggattctgttatgttcaattgtgtattggaattgttgttgtaagagacagagaggtagagagaagagaccttgacagaagttagataacgagtttctctggctgggaagaaatAGGGAGTATCCGGCTTACAGCCAGAGAacctgataagcagatgttctgaaaATGTGCTGaagctgtgctttgtagttcctgatttTGCCCGCTTAGAATAGACGTGTAtagatgtgcttagtaaactttgtgttattttgaaactggaaAACTGCAGTGTCCTGATTTGTGTCTGTGTGATCTAGTAACCTCATCGGCTGCGCATAGCACCCCGAAGATTTTTACTCTGACAGTTACACCACTACAACGAGAACAActagtctcacgaaaccctcttatagtgccgagacaacggggatgttgggaggataGAGGATGACTACCCACGAAATGCACAACAAGActtctgactgctgcttctcctccctccctgagCGGAGATGTTCCATGTGGCACCTAGAAGTGGGGGTGCCTTGGTATCTCCGTTTTTAGGCCCGTCCCTGGGGATAttcggggtgctgattca
This genomic interval from Anolis sagrei isolate rAnoSag1 chromosome 2, rAnoSag1.mat, whole genome shotgun sequence contains the following:
- the LOC132765835 gene encoding zinc finger protein 585A-like isoform X2; translation: MEEGDCGNVAPLGEDSSLEPYEVISRVIKEEVFEEDEELRMLEEEVKEELFEENEELRIVQEEVKEEVFEEDEESRMLEEEVNEEVLKEEVSKTPKEKPAEIEWSIPTPWLTDDLSEIPIQIPKGKKKKIDRSSLGKKALPKSSPDSQTGRKPHICLEHQKIRQCLKCQKDPQRIEKGDEISPENISTEEKPFKCPDCGMSFANRKGFATHRRVHMGGKPYKCSDCGKSYGRKPYDCQDCGKTLSNKRNLTFHQRTHTGEKPYKCQECGKCFSQNSSLRIHEKIHTGEKPYKCTECGKDFIHSTSLIQHLQIHTDEKPFTCSQCQKSFRSSTKLNLHMRIHTAEKPYQCTECGKRFSYNSYLRLHKRIHNGEKPYKCQECGKSFHQRQHLVSHQRTHTGEKPYQCFECGKTFSQSSHRNLHERVHTGEKPYNCLDCGKTFSNNRNLTFHQRTHTGEKPYKCQECGKCFSQSSSLRIHEKIHTGEKPYHCLECGKQFTCSSSLIYHQKTHAAEKPYKCFECGKSFGQSQRLMMHSKIHTGEKPYQCPDCGKSFGDMKGFTTHRRIHTGEKLYKCSDCGKSYGWKAILVKHQRIHTGEKPYKCLECGRAFRFTSSLASHKKIHTGEKPYKCMECGKDFSHSTSLIQHLRIHTDEKPFTCSLCQKSFRSSTKLNLHMRVHTAEKPYQCSECGKSFSYSSYLRLHKRIHNGEKPYECQECGKSFHQRPHLVSHQRTHTGEKPYQCLECGKTFSQSSHRNLHQRVHTGEKPYNCLVCGKTFSNNRNLTFHQRTHTGEKPYKCFECGKCFSQSSSLRIHEKIHTGEKPYHCLECGKKFTCSSSLIYHQKTHAGEKPYKCFECGKSFKQSQRLVMHSKIHGKKV